A genomic window from Salvia miltiorrhiza cultivar Shanhuang (shh) chromosome 5, IMPLAD_Smil_shh, whole genome shotgun sequence includes:
- the LOC130985095 gene encoding dimethylnonatriene synthase-like, with protein sequence MDFLSLTSQIALTLLFLATILIIYSYFSSTKKVTTPPEPPGAWPLIGHLHLLDGPSPVARTLGAMADRHGPVFSLRLGSHRGVVVSSWEAIKECLTANDRVFATRPSIAVAKYLGYGGASFGLAPYGPYWRDVRKMVTVDLLTARRLDDFSHVRTAEVDGFVKDLHSMCGGGNGGESKMVVALSGRIELLTFNIILRMLVGKRFSFSKGDDDKNWRFQEAIKKVLYLGGVFVFSDAIPSLEWLDIGGYIKSMKQTFKQVDNVLEDWVQERIQTRKQKDAQTDSDFMDVMLSTIDKNEMMAGYTRETVIKATILMLIMTGSESTSETIIWAISLLLNNPHTMKTAQDEIDNNIGRDRFVQESDINNLTYLQAIFKETLRLYPPGPLSGPREALEDCHIGGYHVPRGTRLVLNLWKLHRDPNIWFNPDEFRPERFLNEKSQINFKGQYFEFIPFSSGRRMCPGMTFGLQVIHLTLARLLQSFDFSMPNGETVDMGEGLGIALPKLKPLDVVLTPRLPKKLYQSI encoded by the exons ATGGATTTCCTCTCTCTCACCTCACAAATTGCATTGACATTATTATTTCTAGCAACCATATTAATCATATACTCTTATTTTAGTTCAACCAAGAAGGTAACAACTCCACCGGAGCCGCCGGGTGCATGGCCGTTGATAGGGCACCTCCACCTCCTCGACGGCCCGAGCCCGGTGGCCCGGACCCTGGGGGCCATGGCCGACCGCCACGGCCCCGTCTTCTCCCTCCGCCTCGGCAGCCACCGCGGCGTGGTGGTGAGCAGCTGGGAGGCGATCAAGGAGTGCCTCACCGCCAACGACCGTGTTTTCGCGACACGGCCGAGCATTGCGGTGGCGAAGTACTTGGGCTACGGCGGCGCAAGCTTCGGGCTTGCGCCGTACGGGCCCTACTGGCGTGACGTCAGGAAGATGGTGACCGTCGACCTCCTCACGGCCCGCCGCCTGGACGATTTCAGTCACGTGCGGACGGCGGAGGTCGACGGGTTCGTCAAGGATTTGCACTCGATGTGTGGCGGAGGAAACGGAGGCGAATCAAAGATGGTGGTGGCTTTGAGTGGTCGGATTGAGCTCTTGACGTTCAATATCATTTTAAGGATGCTAGTTGGGAAAAGGTTCTCGTTTTCCAA AGGCGATGATGACAAAAATTGGAGGTTCCAAGAAGCCATAAAGAAAGTGTTGTACCTGGGTGGAGTGTTCGTTTTTTCTGATGCAATCCCATCCCTTGAATGGTTGGATATTGGAGGATACATCAAAAGCATGAAACAAACTTTCAAGCAAGTAGACAATGTTCTTGAGGATTGGGTTCAAGAAAGAATTCAGACAAGAAAGCAAAAGGATGCTCAAACTGACTCAGATTTCATGGATGTGATGTTGTCAACAATAGACAAGAATGAGATGATGGCCGGTTACACAAGGGAAACTGTCATCAAGGCCACAATTCTA atGCTCATCATGACGGGATCCGAGAGTACGAGCGAGACAATAATATGGGCGATCTCGTTGCTGCTAAACAATCCCCATACCATGAAAACGGCCCAAGACGAAATCGATAATAATATAGGAAGAGATAGATTTGTGCAAGAATCTGATATCAACAACCTCACCTACCTACAAGCAATCTTCAAAGAAACTCTAAGGTTGTACCCGCCGGGCCCCTTGTCGGGGCCTCGCGAGGCCCTTGAGGACTGCCACATAGGCGGATACCATGTCCCCAGAGGCACGCGTTTAGTCCTCAACCTATGGAAGTTGCACCGCGACCCTAATATTTGGTTCAACCCAGATGAGTTTAGGCCCGAGAGATTTCTGAACGAGAAAAGtcaaataaattttaaaggACAGTATTTCGAGTTCATCCCGTTTAGCTCGGGACGAAGAATGTGCCCCGGAATGACGTTCGGTCTGCAAGTTATACATCTAACCTTAGCCCGTTTACTCCAAAGCTTCGACTTTTCGATGCCAAATGGGGAGACAGTTGACATGGGAGAAGGGTTGGGAATTGCTCTCCCAAAATTGAAGCCTCTTGATGTTGTTCTCACTCCTAGGCTTCCTAAAAAACTATACCAaagtatctaa
- the LOC130985097 gene encoding berberine bridge enzyme-like 8 yields the protein MSCSRIAVSFSLLFSLLLSLSSAASNNTSSHHAFIQCLENKSGSSISAVLYTRSNSSYSSVLQNYIRNLRFNESYTPKPQIIITAKQVSHIQSAISCAKAHGMQMKIRSGGHDYEGISYWSDDPNFFVLDMFNFRSVNVSVDDESAWTEVGATLGEVFYGIAVKSRTHGFPAGVCPTVGVGGHFSGGGYGNMMRKYGLSVDNIVDAKIIDVNGRLLDRRAMGEDLFWAITGGGGSSYGVVLSYKIKIVPVPENVTVFRVVRTYDENFVDLIHRYQQVAADEFPRELFLRLTLDVVNGTNRATFLAMFLGNSRDLVALVNSSFPEMGLLLSDCLEMSWADSVLFWTNFPAGTPVTELLSRVPQVLTHLKRKSDYLKKPIPKQALELLFKKMVELQTPALTFNPYGGRMAEIPATEKPFPHRAGNIAKLQYATNWNEDGAEAANRYLNLTRELYEFMTPYVSMAPREAFLNYRDLDIGINHNGRNSYLEGLVYGSSYFKENFNRLVKVKTRVDRNNFFRNEQSIPVFPWKK from the coding sequence ATGAGTTGTTCCAGAATTGCAGTGtcattctctctcctcttctccCTTCTACTTTCTCTCTCATCGGCTGCCTCCAACAACACATCGTCTCACCATGCATTCATTCAATGCCTTGAAAACAAATCCGGTTCATCCATTTCTGCAGTTCTCTACACTCGAAGCAATTCCTCATATTCATCAGTTCTGCAAAACTACATAAGAAACCTACGCTTCAATGAATCCTACACACCAAAGCCCCAAATCATCATCACCGCGAAGCAAGTTTCCCACATTCAATCCGCCATCTCCTGCGCGAAGGCGCACGGCATGCAGATGAAGATCCGCAGCGGCGGCCATGACTACGAGGGAATTTCCTACTGGTCCGACGATCCCAACTTCTTCGTGTTGGATATGTTCAATTTCCGCTCCGTCAACGTCTCCGTCGACGACGAGTCGGCGTGGACGGAGGTCGGGGCGACTCTCGGCGAAGTCTTCTACGGAATCGCCGTGAAAAGCCGCACCCACGGCTTCCCCGCCGGAGTTTGCCCCACCGTCGGCGTCGGCGGCCACTTCAGCGGCGGAGGGTACGGCAACATGATGCGCAAGTACGGCCTCTCCGTCGACAACATCGTCGACGCCAAGATAATCGACGTCAACGGCCGCCTCCTCGACCGGAGGGCCATGGGGGAGGATCTCTTCTGGGCCATCACCGGCGGCGGAGGCTCGAGCTACGGCGTCGTGCTATCGTACAAGATCAAGATCGTCCCCGTCCCGGAAAACGTGACGGTATTCCGGGTCGTGAGGACTTACGACGAAAACTTCGTCGACCTCATCCACCGCTACCAGCAGGTGGCGGCGGACGAGTTTCCCCGCGAACTGTTCCTTAGACTAACCCTAGACGTGGTCAACGGAACCAACAGGGCTACATTTCTCGCGATGTTCCTCGGGAACTCGCGAGACCTAGTAGCCCTAGTGAACAGCAGCTTTCCCGAAATGGGACTGCTGTTGTCAGATTGTCTGGAAATGAGCTGGGCCGACTCAGTTCTTTTCTGGACAAATTTCCCTGCAGGAACTCCAGTCACGGAGCTCCTGAGTAGGGTTCCGCAGGTTCTAACGCACCTGAAACGAAAATCGGACTACTTGAAGAAACCTATTCCGAAACAAGCACTAGAGCTCCTATTCAAGAAAATGGTGGAGCTGCAGACGCCGGCGCTGACGTTCAATCCGTACGGCGGGAGAATGGCCGAGATTCCGGCGACGGAaaagccgtttccacacagagcCGGCAACATTGCGAAGCTCCAATACGCGACAAATTGGAACGAAGATGGCGCGGAGGCTGCAAACCGATACTTGAATCTGACGAGGGAACTATACGAGTTTATGACTCCGTACGTGTCGATGGCGCCGCGGGAGGCCTTCTTGAACTACAGAGATCTCGACATCGGAATAAATCACAATGGCCGGAATAGCTACTTGGAAGGACTGGTTTACGGTTCGAGCTACTTCAAGGAGAATTTCAATAGGTTGGTGAAGGTGAAGACGAGAGTTGATCGGAATAATTTCTTTAGAAACGAACAAAGTATTCCGGTTTTCCCATGGAAGAAGTGa